ttttgtgttggagcctgtcgaactgttcgacttctttcggcttttgactggtctgtttttgttttatttgttggaccttggtttccacaaaggacacacttgagcagggtcaaatcctcaacccgctcatttcccagcttgcattctccttctttgtgggtttctccgcacctgacacaacgcaactgcatattgcaattggcattggcatggccaaacctctggcagttagtacattgtaaaatgtcgtcgtgcctttttaatgtgtcCCAGTGTGCAGCTTGATAGTCGagagatttgattttcttcacactcTCAAAACtgcacagtccaacgcactaaccatcatgccacggatagTACACGGATTAGTCGTTTAGGAGCGCCATAAAAACTGAAAAGTCCTCCATCCCTGTTATTACTCAGACTCACGAATGGTTGATAGTTTTAGGATATAGTACTCTATGAGCTCTtgcgtatttatttatatgctcAGCAGCAAATAGTCTTGAGGGGCATTATATTGTGGGTGAAGGTATTTGTCAAAACCCTACTCTGAGAAAGTGCTCATTCCTTTAAGGGGATAAATAAAACTCACATTTCAGCCTAGCTCACTTTTAAATTAGCTCTTTGAACTATTGCATAAgctcaaagaaaaaactaactCAAAAAGTGATCCCGACCTTTTGTAACAATTACAATGCATCACTATGGCTATTCCTAAGTtctaaatatcattatttttttatttttagggctACCGGTTACGCCACTGGTAAAATTGGCAAGATCGCCGCCTTCGCTATTGGCGGTGGAATTATTGTCATGGAAATTGCCCACCAAGAAGGTTACATCAAGGTCGATTGGTCTAAAGTTACAAAGAAGATCGATAAAGTAACCGATAAAGTCGAAGAAGCAGTTACTGGTCATGAACGAAGCTGGGCGGATAAGGTAAGTCTTTGATTTTCATAAGTATCCTGCTAGTGTTACACAATATAGAAACATAATCTTACATAATCATtaattcattcataaaaaatacatttattacaCTACGATAAATCATATCGCACCTCTCAACCACCCTGttaggatttttgttttgttcgtttgtttgtgattttgttatgtttcgtttttgttcaatttaccCAAATGAATGAACCTTtctctgtttttgttttctccTCTGTAGGGCAAAGAAGTTGCacgaaataattcaaaatttgtggTTGCCTTTGTTGGTGGTGCATTCCTTGGACTAGGTTCGGCATAATTTTTGATGCTATATCGATTCTCCACTTCTCCACCATCTTCCTCAAATTGCTTACACATTTACAAACGAAACAGTTCTTCCGCCatcatatttcatttttgcGTGAACAAgtttcaaattttcatttagATGCTTCAATAAGTTGTAATGTTAatactaaattaatttaaatgtttatttcttattacgttatttttatgttaagactttgtaaaaaagaacaacaaatacttttgaaatgtaACCATTTAATGCATTTGTTTGGGAAATAAAtccgaattttattttaattacaaacattttagatagaaatataaacatttaatcCAAATAAAGAGGCACTTTTGAATGCTAAATTATtttcacaaagaaaaaaattatctttttttacttgtttttgttAAGCATGTGCTTGGGTTGGATGTTTAATTCTAAGTTGGAAGTTCTAACTTTTTAGTTATTggatgtttatatatttatcgATTGAGCTcaaatgtttattaaaacaataaatagagGAAAGCAGGTGGAATCCTTTTTATACCGCTGGTTCGAAAATATGGTTTATGTTTTAAACCTTGTTATGCGTTTTTGAAACGGTTCTTGCATGtgcatggttaggttaggttatagtggctgtccaagatggaaacggacacacttaggacagtttaatggcccattgtgataccacatgaatcttgaggcttcctcctaagctcaatggaaccagcttgagtcccttacgaaacgtgagaggctgattatactgatatgatttagatcgtttagatcgttaaagaagaattctcctaggtaattctagcgttttcgagctagagcagggcatgtgcagaaaagatgaagaaccgtttcttccccttcctcgtccatacagcttctgcaaaagtcatttgagaatacgcctagtctcgtggcgtgctttcctattagacagtgtccggttatgacacctattatcgagcttatatgcgatctgcttagagagagcaagcaccttgaacgttttaaatccagtgctggccagatgttttttgtggcttgacacgtggtgatgttgttccacctggtgcctgccctcctcgcagagC
This window of the Eupeodes corollae chromosome 3, idEupCoro1.1, whole genome shotgun sequence genome carries:
- the LOC129950011 gene encoding FUN14 domain-containing protein 1 isoform X2; the encoded protein is MSDWTKSKKEISNNKEIEKMSESASKFLGGVLGDISSRSAYSQLFIGVASGWATGYATGKIGKIAAFAIGGGIIVMEIAHQEGYIKVDWSKVTKKIDKVTDKVEEAVTGHERSWADKGKEVARNNSKFVVAFVGGAFLGLGSA